A window from Mesorhizobium sp. WSM2240 encodes these proteins:
- a CDS encoding DsbA family protein gives MPEQRIRLIGLLVLALLLAGLVAQLPVIKNYLHPCDDRCQLEADLQKLIPERRDALFNDPVAPTAGNPNGDVALVEFLDYNCVHCRAGDVVLQQILKDDPKLKVVYKEYPGQAPGSKFAAKAALAARKQGKFEPFHHALLAAPGQHSESSVLTIARQVGLDVERLKRDMEDPAIEDALKRNRALATELYITGTPALVLGDEVIAGVPAIPTLERLIAKARES, from the coding sequence ATGCCGGAACAAAGAATCCGCCTTATCGGTCTTTTAGTCCTGGCCCTGCTTCTCGCCGGGCTTGTAGCGCAACTTCCGGTTATCAAAAACTACCTGCACCCTTGCGACGACCGTTGCCAGCTCGAGGCGGATTTGCAGAAGCTCATTCCGGAGCGGCGCGACGCACTCTTCAACGATCCCGTCGCGCCAACTGCTGGCAACCCAAATGGCGACGTCGCTCTGGTGGAGTTTTTGGACTACAACTGTGTGCACTGCCGAGCGGGAGACGTGGTCCTCCAGCAAATCCTCAAGGACGATCCCAAGCTGAAGGTTGTCTACAAAGAGTATCCGGGCCAGGCACCGGGTTCCAAATTCGCCGCAAAGGCGGCGCTCGCCGCCCGCAAACAGGGAAAATTCGAGCCGTTTCATCACGCCCTTTTGGCTGCTCCCGGTCAGCACAGCGAATCCTCCGTCTTGACTATCGCACGACAGGTGGGCCTCGACGTTGAGAGGCTCAAGCGGGACATGGAAGATCCCGCCATCGAAGACGCCCTCAAGCGCAATCGCGCGCTCGCCACGGAGCTGTACATCACCGGCACGCCGGCCTTGGTTCTCGGCGACGAAGTGATCGCAGGGGTGCCCGCGATTCCCACGCTGGAACGCTTAATCGCCAAAGCGCGGGAAAGCTAA
- a CDS encoding omptin family outer membrane protease has product MLQTYVQSPNGRTRAAAREQRQAGPSTAAARAECKSEAAHGVSDVRNLYTEALDETRGQLMKRAVIGSVVTFCFLMATSSFAAADDVVFSSDAGNFIVFGGLSLANIKAQEFVYGDEEECTGADSKCSQLNWQSKGVTLFTLGADAQIDNDWSLKGNVSLGVGGNGHMVDTDWEVPGHDDWSHRSIHPHAKLDHYVAGAIELDRIIYSNETSSFSVGAGFRYTDVKWTDYGGSGIYSSKHGFRDQPVAWPDGARGISYRQKIPVGFLSLGGKQALGNLTISGGLLGGLSLGIRGIDDHWTRQFRAYDDMDPAPTIGATVGVNYALTPGASLYLSGSCERVFQQLGKSQEQNTVDGTRSAWEKDVTGANFESMSVSFGLKGSF; this is encoded by the coding sequence ATGCTCCAAACATACGTGCAGTCGCCGAACGGCCGGACGCGGGCTGCCGCGCGAGAGCAGCGCCAAGCCGGCCCATCAACAGCGGCGGCGCGAGCAGAATGCAAGTCTGAGGCAGCACACGGCGTATCTGACGTAAGAAATCTCTACACGGAGGCGCTGGACGAAACACGCGGTCAGCTGATGAAGCGCGCTGTCATCGGATCGGTAGTCACTTTCTGTTTTCTGATGGCCACCTCGTCATTCGCCGCCGCGGACGACGTTGTGTTTTCCTCCGACGCCGGCAATTTCATCGTTTTCGGCGGACTCAGCCTCGCTAACATCAAGGCTCAGGAATTTGTCTATGGCGATGAGGAAGAGTGCACCGGCGCGGACTCCAAGTGCAGCCAACTGAACTGGCAGAGCAAGGGGGTTACGCTTTTCACCCTCGGGGCGGACGCGCAGATCGACAATGACTGGAGCTTGAAGGGCAACGTCAGCCTCGGCGTCGGCGGCAACGGTCACATGGTCGACACCGACTGGGAGGTTCCCGGCCATGATGACTGGAGCCACCGCTCAATCCATCCCCACGCCAAACTCGATCACTATGTCGCCGGAGCGATCGAGCTGGATCGGATCATCTACAGCAATGAGACCAGCAGTTTCTCAGTCGGCGCCGGTTTCCGCTACACCGACGTTAAGTGGACGGACTATGGCGGATCGGGTATCTATTCCAGCAAGCACGGCTTCCGCGATCAACCCGTGGCATGGCCAGACGGGGCAAGAGGCATCAGCTACCGGCAAAAGATTCCGGTCGGCTTCCTCAGCTTGGGCGGCAAACAGGCCCTAGGCAATCTCACGATCAGCGGCGGCCTTCTGGGCGGCTTGAGCCTCGGCATCAGGGGCATCGACGACCATTGGACGAGGCAGTTCCGGGCCTATGACGACATGGATCCGGCGCCGACGATAGGCGCGACTGTTGGCGTCAACTACGCATTGACGCCGGGTGCTTCGCTCTATCTGTCCGGTTCATGCGAGCGGGTGTTTCAACAACTCGGCAAATCGCAGGAACAGAATACTGTGGATGGCACACGCTCCGCTTGGGAAAAGGATGTGACAGGGGCAAACTTCGAGTCGATGTCGGTCTCCTTCGGGCTCAAGGGCTCGTTTTGA
- the hemN gene encoding oxygen-independent coproporphyrinogen III oxidase produces MRPELAARLGENVPRYTSYPTAPHFHPGVDAAVYRGWLEALEAGDEISLYLHIPYCDRLCWFCACHTKQTRRYEPVTTYLRSLYAEIATVADRVSGKASVRAIHFGGGSPTMLKPEDMVALAAFLRDNFVFVPDVKISVEIDPNDMDNAHLDALAEIGMTRASLGVQDFDPKVQKAINREQSFLQTKAVVDGVRSRGVVSVNLDLLYGLPHQNKESVCSTVAQALALEPDRMALFGYGHVPWFKKHQRMIDEAWLPGPEERFAQSKIAARAIMDKGYAAIGLDHFAKPGDALAVAACTGALHRNFQGYTEDHCETLIGLGPSSISHFRQGYAQNISSAGEYGRMVGNGGLATVRGIVLSDDDRVRGWIIERLMCDFAFSATELVESFGEAGRRLLVQAGSIAIHRPARLLELQGDSFVVPRESRPFVRSIAVKFDKYFESDTARHSVAV; encoded by the coding sequence ATGCGGCCGGAATTAGCTGCCAGACTGGGCGAGAACGTCCCGCGTTATACCAGTTATCCGACCGCGCCGCATTTCCATCCTGGCGTCGATGCCGCCGTTTACCGCGGCTGGTTGGAAGCGCTCGAAGCCGGTGACGAGATATCGCTTTACCTGCATATTCCCTATTGCGACAGGCTCTGCTGGTTCTGTGCGTGCCATACCAAGCAGACGCGCCGCTATGAACCGGTGACCACCTATCTGCGCTCCCTATACGCGGAGATAGCGACGGTTGCCGATCGCGTCAGCGGCAAGGCCTCCGTCCGCGCAATCCACTTCGGTGGCGGCTCGCCGACCATGCTGAAGCCTGAAGATATGGTGGCTCTGGCAGCGTTCTTGCGGGACAACTTCGTTTTTGTTCCCGATGTGAAAATCAGCGTCGAGATCGATCCGAACGATATGGACAACGCTCACCTGGACGCGCTCGCCGAAATCGGCATGACCCGGGCGAGCCTCGGCGTACAAGATTTCGATCCGAAAGTGCAGAAGGCGATAAACCGCGAGCAAAGCTTTTTACAGACTAAGGCAGTCGTCGATGGAGTTCGTTCACGCGGAGTCGTTTCGGTCAATCTCGATCTGCTTTACGGCCTGCCGCACCAGAATAAGGAGAGCGTCTGTTCCACCGTCGCACAAGCGCTGGCTCTGGAACCGGATAGGATGGCTCTCTTCGGCTACGGTCACGTACCCTGGTTCAAGAAGCATCAGAGGATGATTGACGAGGCATGGCTGCCAGGTCCCGAAGAGCGTTTCGCCCAATCGAAAATCGCTGCGCGAGCGATTATGGACAAGGGATATGCAGCAATAGGGCTCGATCATTTCGCCAAGCCGGGTGATGCGCTGGCGGTGGCAGCCTGCACAGGGGCTTTGCATCGCAATTTCCAGGGCTACACGGAGGATCACTGCGAGACATTGATCGGACTTGGCCCGTCATCCATCAGCCATTTTCGCCAGGGCTACGCGCAGAACATATCTTCGGCCGGCGAGTACGGGCGCATGGTTGGAAACGGCGGGTTGGCGACTGTGCGCGGCATCGTGCTCTCCGACGACGATCGCGTCCGAGGCTGGATCATCGAGCGGCTGATGTGCGACTTCGCCTTTTCAGCAACCGAGCTGGTGGAGAGCTTCGGGGAAGCCGGCCGGAGGCTCCTTGTCCAGGCAGGCTCCATCGCAATTCATCGTCCTGCTCGACTGCTTGAACTACAGGGGGACAGTTTTGTCGTGCCGAGAGAAAGTCGTCCCTTCGTGAGGAGCATTGCGGTGAAATTCGATAAATATTTCGAGAGTGACACGGCGAGACACTCGGTGGCAGTCTGA
- a CDS encoding Crp/Fnr family transcriptional regulator yields the protein MTVRQDIHSFRIPVLCGPCKARHHGVCGALDPDQLVALAKTSSRQKLEPGVELIDNAEAIGSFSNVLSGVVKLTKSLSDGRQQIVGLQFAPDFLGRPFRVESAINAEAATAVCLCSFPKAAVERMMKESPELQHRLLRQTLNELDEAREWMVTLGRKTAQEKVASFLLMIARNIDPTVDPAAKSACFDLPLTRRDIADFLGLTEETVSRQLSRLRADGVIRIENNRQVTVNSVSRLEQRCGD from the coding sequence ATGACAGTACGCCAGGACATTCACAGTTTCCGAATTCCCGTTCTTTGCGGGCCTTGCAAGGCACGGCATCACGGCGTCTGCGGTGCGCTCGATCCCGACCAATTGGTTGCCCTCGCCAAAACTTCGTCGAGACAGAAGCTCGAGCCAGGGGTCGAACTGATCGACAACGCCGAGGCCATCGGCAGCTTCTCAAACGTGCTTTCAGGCGTGGTGAAGCTGACGAAGAGCCTTTCCGATGGCCGCCAGCAGATCGTCGGACTCCAGTTCGCACCGGATTTTCTGGGACGGCCCTTTAGGGTGGAAAGCGCAATCAATGCGGAGGCGGCAACAGCTGTTTGCCTGTGTTCGTTTCCGAAAGCGGCCGTCGAACGGATGATGAAGGAATCGCCGGAACTCCAACATCGCCTGCTTAGGCAGACGCTGAACGAACTCGACGAAGCACGCGAATGGATGGTGACACTGGGCCGCAAGACTGCACAGGAAAAGGTGGCGAGCTTTCTCCTGATGATCGCCCGGAATATCGATCCCACGGTTGATCCGGCGGCCAAGTCGGCGTGCTTCGATCTGCCGTTGACGCGCAGAGACATCGCTGATTTCCTTGGGCTGACCGAAGAGACCGTGAGCCGGCAACTGAGCCGGTTGCGGGCCGACGGCGTGATCCGGATCGAGAACAACCGCCAGGTGACGGTGAACAGCGTGAGCCGGTTGGAGCAGCGCTGCGGCGATTGA
- the ccoN gene encoding cytochrome-c oxidase, cbb3-type subunit I, with the protein MKFGTEIVLLFLFAFAALVAAGLGVDEPFRQHMLVLFFVLTGFTAILLRNTDFKPATPVDPLAYMDGPIRYGAVATVIWGIVGMLVGVFVALQLAYPDLNFEPWFNFGRLRPLHTSGVVFAFGGNALLCTSLYVVQRTCRARLFGGDLAWFVFWGYQLFIVMAATGYLLGITESREYAEPEWYVDLWLTIVWVAYLILFLGTILKRKEPHVYVANWFYLSFIVTIAMLHVINNLSMPVSFLGSKSYSAFSGVQDALTQWWYGHNAVGFFLTAGFLGMMYYFVPKQANRPVYSYRLSIIHFWALIFLYIWAGPHHLHYTALPDWAQTLGMAFSIMLWMPSWGGMINGLMTLSGAWDKLRTDPIIRMMVMAIAFYGMSTFEGPIMSIKAVNSLSHYTDWTIGHVHSGALGWVGMISFGAIYYMVPKLWNRERLYSLRLVTWHFWLATLGILVYAAAMWVSGIMQGLMWREYDEHGFLVYSFAETVVALHPYYIMRAIGGAMYLSGALIMAWNIAMTIFGYQREEEPMPGSTPTIQPAR; encoded by the coding sequence ATGAAATTCGGCACAGAGATCGTCCTCCTATTCCTGTTTGCGTTTGCGGCGCTTGTAGCTGCCGGCTTAGGCGTGGATGAACCTTTCCGCCAGCATATGTTGGTGTTGTTCTTCGTCCTTACCGGCTTCACGGCGATTCTGTTGCGCAATACGGATTTCAAACCGGCGACCCCGGTTGATCCCCTAGCTTACATGGATGGGCCGATCCGCTACGGGGCCGTCGCAACGGTGATCTGGGGCATCGTCGGCATGCTGGTCGGTGTGTTCGTCGCCCTACAGCTTGCCTATCCGGATCTCAACTTCGAGCCTTGGTTCAATTTCGGCCGCCTACGGCCCTTGCATACGTCCGGCGTCGTTTTTGCATTCGGCGGCAATGCGCTGCTTTGCACATCCCTGTATGTAGTGCAGCGGACTTGCCGCGCGCGGCTATTCGGCGGCGATCTCGCGTGGTTCGTGTTCTGGGGTTACCAGCTTTTCATCGTCATGGCAGCGACAGGCTACCTGCTCGGCATCACCGAGAGCCGTGAATACGCCGAGCCCGAATGGTATGTCGACCTGTGGCTGACCATCGTCTGGGTCGCGTATCTAATCCTTTTCCTCGGCACCATCCTGAAGCGCAAAGAACCGCACGTTTACGTCGCCAACTGGTTCTACCTGTCCTTCATCGTGACCATCGCGATGCTGCACGTGATCAACAACCTGTCGATGCCGGTCTCCTTCCTGGGCTCCAAGAGCTATTCAGCTTTTTCGGGCGTGCAGGACGCTCTAACTCAGTGGTGGTACGGCCACAACGCCGTCGGTTTCTTCCTCACCGCCGGCTTCCTCGGCATGATGTACTACTTCGTGCCCAAGCAGGCAAACCGGCCGGTCTATTCCTACCGTCTGTCGATCATCCACTTCTGGGCGCTGATCTTCCTCTACATCTGGGCCGGGCCGCACCATCTTCACTATACCGCCCTGCCGGATTGGGCGCAGACCCTGGGCATGGCGTTTTCAATCATGCTCTGGATGCCCTCCTGGGGCGGCATGATCAACGGCCTGATGACGCTGTCCGGCGCTTGGGACAAGCTGCGCACGGATCCGATTATTCGCATGATGGTGATGGCCATCGCCTTCTACGGCATGTCGACCTTCGAAGGCCCGATCATGTCGATCAAGGCGGTCAACTCGCTGTCGCATTACACCGACTGGACCATCGGTCATGTCCATTCCGGCGCGCTCGGCTGGGTAGGCATGATTTCGTTCGGCGCGATCTATTACATGGTGCCGAAGCTATGGAATCGTGAACGGCTCTATTCGCTGCGGCTTGTCACCTGGCACTTCTGGCTCGCGACCCTCGGTATCCTTGTCTATGCAGCGGCAATGTGGGTCTCCGGCATTATGCAAGGCCTGATGTGGCGCGAGTACGACGAGCATGGCTTTCTGGTCTACTCCTTCGCAGAAACCGTTGTTGCCTTGCATCCCTACTACATCATGCGTGCGATCGGCGGCGCGATGTATCTGTCCGGCGCTCTGATCATGGCTTGGAACATCGCCATGACCATCTTTGGCTATCAACGCGAGGAGGAGCCGATGCCGGGCTCCACCCCCACCATCCAGCCTGCGCGATAA
- the ccoO gene encoding cytochrome-c oxidase, cbb3-type subunit II translates to MGLMDKHAVIEKSATLLLIGSLLVVTVGGIVEIAPLFYLDNTIEKVEGMRPYSPLELAGRNIYVREACYTCHSQMIRPFRDEVERYGHYSLAAESMYDHPFQWGSKRTGPDLARVGDRYSNEWHVQHLSAPRSVVPESIMPSYAFLKDTPIDLKDFSTHLIANRRVGVPYSDQMIANGNADLMAQADPSADTSGLEKRYSKVKIGDFDGNPQQVTEMDALVAYLQMLGTLVDFKTYDEAAGDR, encoded by the coding sequence ATGGGATTGATGGATAAACACGCGGTCATCGAGAAGAGCGCCACGCTCCTCCTCATTGGGTCCCTCCTCGTGGTGACGGTCGGCGGTATCGTTGAGATCGCGCCGCTCTTCTATCTCGACAATACCATTGAGAAGGTCGAAGGCATGCGACCCTATTCGCCGCTCGAACTTGCCGGGCGCAACATCTATGTGCGCGAGGCCTGCTACACCTGCCACAGCCAGATGATCCGCCCTTTCCGCGACGAGGTCGAACGCTACGGGCATTACAGCCTGGCGGCAGAATCGATGTACGATCACCCGTTCCAGTGGGGATCGAAACGCACCGGACCGGATCTCGCGCGCGTCGGCGACCGCTACTCCAATGAATGGCACGTCCAGCATCTAAGCGCGCCACGCTCAGTGGTGCCGGAATCCATCATGCCGAGCTATGCGTTCCTGAAGGACACACCGATCGACCTGAAGGATTTCTCGACACATCTTATCGCGAACAGGCGCGTCGGGGTTCCGTACTCCGACCAAATGATCGCCAACGGCAATGCCGATCTCATGGCGCAGGCCGATCCGAGTGCCGACACATCGGGCCTCGAGAAACGCTATTCGAAGGTCAAGATCGGCGACTTCGACGGCAACCCGCAGCAGGTCACCGAGATGGATGCGCTGGTTGCCTATCTCCAGATGCTCGGCACATTGGTCGATTTCAAGACCTACGACGAAGCCGCAGGCGACCGCTGA
- a CDS encoding cbb3-type cytochrome c oxidase subunit 3: MDYNLMREFADSWGLLAMVLFFVGCIAFALRPGSRRHADEAVQIPLKDD, encoded by the coding sequence ATGGACTACAATTTGATGCGGGAATTCGCCGACAGCTGGGGCCTGCTCGCGATGGTGCTCTTCTTCGTGGGATGCATTGCGTTTGCACTACGCCCCGGCAGCCGCAGGCACGCCGATGAAGCCGTTCAAATTCCTCTCAAGGACGATTGA
- the ccoP gene encoding cytochrome-c oxidase, cbb3-type subunit III: MSSEHIDEVSGISTTGHEWDGIKELNNPLPRWWVITFYVTIAWAIGYTIAYPAWPMLTSATKGVLGFSSRNDVKNELAAAEAAKVKYIAAIESKTVSEIAADDELREFAIAAGGGTFKVNCVQCHGAGAQGSKGFPNLNDDDWLWGGTAEQIQQTITHGIRFASDPNTRLSEMPAFGDIITADQIAQVSTYVASLSGPVRDANLIEPGANVFAENCVACHGDNAKGNRELGAPDLTDAIWLYGSGEAAIAAQVRAPKHGVMPAWIERLGESKIKELAIYIHSLGGGE, encoded by the coding sequence ATGAGCAGCGAGCACATCGACGAGGTCTCGGGCATCTCAACGACCGGCCATGAGTGGGACGGTATCAAGGAACTCAATAACCCACTTCCGCGCTGGTGGGTCATCACCTTCTACGTCACCATCGCGTGGGCGATCGGCTACACTATCGCCTATCCGGCATGGCCGATGCTGACTTCCGCCACGAAGGGCGTGCTTGGCTTTTCCAGCCGAAATGACGTCAAGAACGAGTTGGCGGCCGCTGAGGCGGCCAAGGTCAAATATATCGCCGCGATAGAGTCGAAAACCGTCTCTGAGATTGCTGCCGACGATGAGTTACGTGAATTCGCCATTGCCGCCGGCGGGGGTACGTTCAAGGTCAATTGCGTGCAGTGCCACGGCGCGGGCGCGCAAGGGTCCAAAGGCTTTCCCAATCTCAATGACGACGACTGGCTGTGGGGCGGCACGGCCGAGCAGATCCAGCAAACCATTACTCATGGCATCCGCTTCGCGTCCGACCCGAATACGCGTCTGTCGGAAATGCCCGCTTTTGGTGACATCATCACGGCCGATCAGATCGCGCAGGTCAGCACCTACGTTGCCAGCCTGTCCGGCCCTGTCCGGGACGCAAATCTGATTGAACCCGGTGCCAATGTATTCGCCGAGAATTGTGTCGCTTGTCATGGTGACAATGCAAAGGGCAACCGGGAACTCGGCGCACCCGACCTGACCGACGCGATCTGGCTGTATGGATCGGGCGAGGCGGCTATTGCCGCGCAGGTCCGCGCGCCGAAGCACGGCGTTATGCCGGCCTGGATCGAGCGTCTCGGCGAGTCCAAGATCAAGGAACTTGCGATCTACATCCATTCGCTTGGCGGCGGAGAATAG
- the ccoG gene encoding cytochrome c oxidase accessory protein CcoG — translation MLDNIQVKRPEDEAVNSPKVRHPLYAARKKIFPKRASGSFRRVKWLVMGITLGTYYLTPWLRWQRGPFAPDQAVLVDISNRRFFFFFIEIWPQEFYYVAGLLVMAGIGLFLITSTIGRAWCGYTCPHTVWVDLFLVVERAIEGDRNARMKLDATPWRARKLVLRGSSHAIWLVTAAATGGTWIMYFADAPTLVGEVFTGNAAPVAYITIAVLTATTYTFAGLMREQVCTYMCPWPRVQAAMLDENSLTVTYNDWRGEPRSRHVKKVQAAGQPVGDCVDCKACVAVCPMGVDIRDGQQLECITCALCIDACHAVMDKLGRDRGLISYATLSDYNANMALATAGGTRTIDPTLVRTAGGAFSDRLAHFQIRKVFRPRTFIYMGAWSAVGLAMLYSLLTRDRLEINVLHDRNPQFVTLSDGSIRNGYTVKLLNMIPEPRTIVLSLQGLQGAEMSIVGIDLPADRSFVIAAEPDRLKVLKVFVRLPADKVKDEVQTFKFRAEDNASLESNEYKASFNAPETHR, via the coding sequence GTGCTGGACAACATTCAGGTGAAACGGCCCGAAGACGAGGCGGTCAACTCCCCCAAGGTCCGTCATCCGCTCTATGCCGCACGCAAAAAGATATTCCCCAAGCGGGCCTCTGGCAGCTTTCGCCGCGTCAAATGGCTGGTCATGGGTATCACGCTTGGGACCTACTATCTGACGCCCTGGCTGCGATGGCAGCGTGGACCTTTTGCCCCGGATCAAGCCGTGTTGGTCGATATTTCCAACCGCCGCTTCTTCTTCTTCTTCATCGAAATATGGCCGCAGGAATTCTACTATGTGGCCGGCCTGCTGGTCATGGCCGGCATTGGCCTGTTCTTGATCACATCGACAATCGGCCGGGCCTGGTGCGGCTACACCTGCCCGCACACCGTATGGGTCGATCTGTTTCTGGTTGTGGAGCGCGCGATCGAGGGCGATCGCAACGCCCGCATGAAACTCGACGCCACACCCTGGAGGGCTCGCAAGCTCGTGCTGCGCGGTTCGAGTCACGCGATCTGGTTGGTGACAGCGGCCGCGACGGGCGGTACCTGGATCATGTATTTCGCCGATGCGCCAACGCTAGTTGGCGAAGTCTTCACCGGCAACGCCGCGCCCGTTGCCTACATCACCATCGCCGTGCTGACAGCGACCACTTACACATTTGCTGGACTCATGCGCGAGCAGGTCTGCACCTATATGTGCCCCTGGCCGCGCGTCCAGGCGGCCATGCTCGACGAGAATTCTCTCACCGTAACTTACAATGATTGGCGCGGCGAGCCTCGTTCGCGTCACGTCAAGAAGGTTCAGGCAGCCGGTCAGCCGGTTGGCGACTGCGTCGATTGCAAAGCCTGTGTCGCGGTCTGCCCGATGGGCGTCGACATTCGCGACGGCCAGCAGCTTGAATGCATCACCTGCGCACTCTGCATCGACGCCTGCCACGCCGTTATGGACAAGCTGGGCAGGGATCGAGGTCTCATCTCCTATGCGACGCTATCTGACTACAACGCCAACATGGCGCTAGCGACAGCAGGCGGCACGCGCACGATCGATCCCACTCTCGTTCGCACCGCCGGCGGCGCTTTCTCCGACAGGTTGGCGCATTTCCAAATTCGCAAGGTCTTCCGGCCGCGCACCTTCATCTATATGGGCGCCTGGTCCGCGGTCGGGCTTGCGATGCTCTATTCGCTGCTGACGCGCGACCGGCTCGAAATCAACGTTCTGCACGACCGCAACCCGCAATTCGTGACCCTGTCCGACGGCTCGATCCGCAACGGCTATACCGTCAAGCTCCTCAACATGATCCCCGAACCGAGGACTATCGTCCTCAGCTTGCAGGGACTGCAGGGCGCCGAGATGAGCATCGTCGGCATCGACCTTCCTGCCGACCGCTCCTTCGTCATTGCGGCCGAACCCGACCGGCTAAAAGTGCTCAAGGTTTTCGTTCGTCTGCCGGCCGACAAGGTCAAGGACGAGGTGCAGACCTTCAAGTTCCGCGCCGAGGACAATGCGAGCCTCGAGAGCAACGAATACAAGGCCAGCTTCAACGCACCGGAGACCCACAGATGA
- a CDS encoding FixH family protein, with amino-acid sequence MNADPQKPYQFTGRHMLFTILAFFGVVTGVNVTMAAFATTSWTGLVVENTYVASQQFNRKAREGRAQAALGWTGKLTIEAGEVRYSLSDAAGKPVPLHGVKIQFRHPGYEAEDKTVTLTGASGQIFAALHTPKDGVWIVEINADAGFAESYRDVRRIMISRGVQQ; translated from the coding sequence ATGAACGCCGACCCGCAAAAGCCCTATCAGTTTACCGGCAGGCATATGTTGTTCACCATTCTCGCCTTTTTCGGGGTAGTCACCGGCGTCAATGTGACCATGGCGGCGTTCGCCACAACGAGCTGGACCGGACTTGTCGTCGAAAACACCTATGTGGCCAGCCAGCAATTCAACCGGAAGGCGAGGGAAGGGCGGGCGCAGGCGGCGCTGGGCTGGACCGGCAAACTGACGATCGAGGCAGGCGAAGTCCGCTACAGTCTCAGCGACGCTGCCGGCAAGCCAGTCCCCCTTCACGGCGTAAAGATCCAGTTTCGTCATCCTGGCTATGAGGCGGAGGACAAGACTGTCACACTTACCGGCGCCTCCGGTCAGATATTCGCCGCGTTACATACGCCGAAGGATGGCGTCTGGATCGTCGAAATTAATGCCGACGCCGGCTTTGCTGAATCCTATCGCGACGTTCGCCGGATCATGATTTCCCGGGGAGTTCAGCAATGA